One Triticum dicoccoides isolate Atlit2015 ecotype Zavitan chromosome 4B, WEW_v2.0, whole genome shotgun sequence genomic window carries:
- the LOC119293465 gene encoding basic blue protein-like, which produces MAAWGRGNAAGSKAIVAGAAFLCVAAMLLAATPAAEAGATTYLVGNAAGWTRNVDYGGWLAGKTFRAGDVLVFKYNSTFHDVAWVSKGGYKKCIVSPKGYAPVYRNGYDAVALPRGTHYFICGVPGRCSAGMKLAVTVY; this is translated from the exons ATGGCGGCTTGGGGAAGAGGCAATGCAGCGGGCAGTAAGGCGATTGTCGCCGGCGCCGCGTTCCTGTGCGTGGCCGCGATGCTCCTGGCGGCCACCCCCGCGGCCGAGGCGGGGGCGACAACGTACCTTGTCGGCAACGCCGCCGGGTGGACGCGCAACGTCGACTACGGCGGGTGGCTGGCCGGCAAGACCTTCCGCGCCGGCGACGTGCTCG TGTTCAAGTACAACAGCACGTTCCACGACGTGGCGTGGGTGAGCAAGGGCGGGTACAAGAAGTGCATCGTGTCGCCCAAGGGGTACGCCCCGGTGTACCGCAACGGCTACGACGCGGTGGCGCTGCCCAGGGGCACGCACTACTTCATCTGCGGCGTGCCGGGACGCTGCAGCGCCGGCATGAAGCTCGCCGTCACCGTCTACTGA